In Frondihabitans sp. PAMC 28766, a genomic segment contains:
- a CDS encoding triacylglycerol lipase — protein sequence MRRGGVLHYARMLPFDYQYALRIHARSLLGSSVPAAYREGDGFPILLLPGVYERWTSLRWFADRMNAEGHPIVVVPGMAHNRRPFAETAELAQAILDAHDLRDVVILAHSKGGVVGKTMMLDTDTGGRITRMVAVNSPFQGSRMARYVPTRGFRVFRPDDPHLTRLGSLVDVNARITSVHADFDGHVPDGSHLEGAANVQVPLDGHFRPLGHPVGRALIVAALRGADSSAPATPTRR from the coding sequence ATGCGTCGCGGTGGAGTCCTGCACTATGCCCGGATGCTGCCGTTCGACTACCAGTACGCGCTGCGCATCCACGCCCGCAGCCTGCTCGGCAGCTCGGTGCCCGCGGCGTATCGCGAGGGGGACGGCTTCCCGATCCTCCTGCTTCCCGGTGTCTACGAACGCTGGACGAGCCTCCGGTGGTTCGCCGACCGCATGAACGCCGAGGGCCACCCGATCGTCGTGGTGCCGGGGATGGCGCACAACCGCCGGCCGTTCGCCGAGACGGCCGAGCTGGCCCAGGCGATCCTCGACGCCCACGACCTGCGTGACGTCGTGATCCTGGCGCACTCGAAGGGCGGCGTCGTCGGCAAGACCATGATGCTCGACACCGACACGGGCGGCAGGATCACGAGGATGGTCGCCGTCAACAGCCCGTTCCAGGGGTCGCGCATGGCGCGTTACGTCCCCACCCGTGGTTTCCGGGTGTTCCGACCCGACGATCCGCACTTGACCCGCCTGGGCTCGCTCGTCGACGTCAACGCCCGCATCACCTCGGTGCACGCCGATTTCGACGGCCACGTGCCCGACGGCAGCCACCTCGAGGGGGCGGCGAATGTGCAGGTGCCGCTCGACGGGCACTTCCGGCCGCTGGGGCACCCGGTGGGGCGCGCCCTGATCGTGGCGGCTCTGCGCGGTGCCGACTCGAGCGCCCCGGCTACTCCGACTCGTCGATGA
- a CDS encoding aromatic acid exporter family protein: MAVPPAVNPARLVSRLRQPNRLPFLQVIKTSIAVCAAWALSFLVLHQSLPTFAAIAALLVVQPSINQSFGRGLERSAGVVMGVALAYVVGLVLGHRFTWIVLVAIVLALLLAWVFRLTPTSSTQVPISAMLVLVVGTVTPGYAFDRIIETIIGAATALAVNALIVPPVLVAPAHLALGRLARDTATSLDDLAGALERPTEGPNLDAMLLRARELRTLQARATAAVKTGEESLTLNPRATQQRRILEADRVQLGALSNLVHRVVAMTRTLRDNYDPELIDDPVVEGIADELRRAAHDVRLLVREREVEASHGERVNPAPVELPALTAPLSVMRPPENWILVGSLLEDLRRVREELIDESE; encoded by the coding sequence GTGGCTGTTCCTCCCGCCGTCAATCCGGCACGTCTCGTGTCGCGACTGCGCCAGCCCAATCGGCTTCCCTTTCTCCAGGTGATCAAGACCTCGATCGCGGTCTGCGCGGCCTGGGCTCTCTCGTTCCTCGTCCTCCATCAGTCGCTGCCGACGTTCGCGGCCATCGCCGCCCTGCTGGTGGTGCAACCGAGCATCAACCAGTCGTTCGGTCGGGGTCTCGAGCGCAGCGCCGGGGTGGTCATGGGCGTCGCCCTCGCCTACGTGGTCGGGCTCGTGCTGGGCCACCGCTTCACCTGGATCGTGCTGGTCGCCATCGTGCTGGCGCTCCTGCTGGCCTGGGTCTTCCGGCTGACACCGACGTCGTCGACCCAGGTGCCGATCTCGGCGATGCTCGTGCTCGTCGTCGGCACCGTCACGCCCGGCTACGCGTTCGACCGGATCATCGAGACGATCATCGGCGCGGCGACGGCGCTCGCCGTGAACGCTCTCATCGTGCCGCCGGTGCTGGTCGCGCCGGCGCATCTGGCCCTGGGCCGCCTCGCCCGCGACACGGCGACCTCGCTCGACGACCTCGCCGGCGCCCTCGAGAGGCCCACCGAGGGCCCGAACCTCGACGCCATGCTGCTGCGGGCGCGCGAGCTGCGCACGCTTCAGGCGCGGGCGACCGCCGCCGTGAAGACCGGCGAGGAGAGCCTGACGCTCAATCCCCGCGCAACGCAGCAGCGTCGCATCCTGGAGGCCGACCGGGTGCAGCTCGGCGCGCTGTCGAATCTCGTGCACCGGGTCGTCGCGATGACTCGCACCCTTCGCGACAACTACGACCCCGAGCTGATCGACGACCCCGTCGTCGAGGGCATCGCCGACGAGCTGCGGCGAGCAGCGCACGACGTGAGGCTGCTGGTGCGCGAGCGCGAGGTGGAGGCGTCGCACGGCGAGCGGGTGAACCCCGCCCCGGTCGAGTTGCCGGCCCTCACCGCACCTCTCTCGGTGATGCGGCCGCCCGAGAACTGGATCCTGGTCGGGTCGCTGCTCGAAGACCTGCGCCGGGTGCGCGAAGAGCTCATCGACGAGTCGGAGTAG
- a CDS encoding phosphotransferase family protein, with amino-acid sequence MWPDSGEILPAAFADDGLTVVAFRPHSVEPSGGGYLFGYEVDTLDADGLASTLLTYVDTDQASVEACVRDGAPGPTDGGAVVTDPATGLPVRVWSYPSDPALPALAAVTYPERVVELLAQVGIAVSEPELTVAAYRPGKRAVIRVDARERTLFVKVVRPSRAEPIAAQHAAFAAQGLPVPGVLAVRPDGLLVLERVHGVPAGLHVVEIAERPGFVEHLVELGQAVASVHLTQRAQADALDNGAWHRRSLATSLPGDQPRILRLYDEIEARRATWSPDERQVVHGDLHLEQLFVDADDPTRVTGLLDIDTAGWGHPARDAGALVAHLVVTAQWHRGNGETAAARACERIADDVVDSWMTRLPAIADRLPTTIASQLLAHAGGQATLGTDIGRAKAHQLIDAAEGTLWPRVAGQASAPGQASAPGQASAPGQVSAPGPSVEQ; translated from the coding sequence GTGTGGCCTGACTCCGGCGAGATCCTCCCCGCGGCGTTCGCCGACGACGGGCTCACCGTCGTGGCCTTCCGACCGCACTCGGTGGAGCCGTCCGGCGGGGGCTACCTCTTCGGCTACGAGGTCGACACGCTCGACGCCGACGGCCTCGCCTCCACCCTCCTGACCTACGTCGACACCGACCAGGCCTCCGTCGAGGCGTGCGTGCGCGACGGCGCGCCCGGGCCGACCGACGGGGGAGCGGTCGTGACCGACCCGGCGACCGGGCTGCCGGTGCGCGTGTGGTCCTACCCGTCGGATCCTGCGCTGCCCGCGCTCGCCGCCGTCACCTACCCCGAGCGCGTCGTCGAGTTGCTCGCCCAGGTCGGCATCGCCGTCTCGGAGCCCGAGCTGACCGTCGCCGCCTACCGGCCCGGCAAACGCGCCGTCATCCGGGTCGACGCCCGCGAGCGGACCCTCTTCGTCAAGGTCGTGCGGCCGTCGCGCGCCGAGCCCATCGCCGCGCAGCACGCCGCGTTCGCGGCGCAGGGGCTGCCCGTGCCCGGCGTGCTGGCAGTCCGGCCCGACGGGCTGCTCGTGCTCGAGCGCGTGCACGGGGTGCCCGCGGGCCTCCACGTCGTCGAGATCGCCGAGCGCCCCGGCTTCGTCGAACACCTCGTCGAACTGGGCCAGGCGGTCGCGTCGGTGCACCTGACCCAGCGGGCCCAGGCCGACGCCCTCGACAACGGGGCGTGGCACCGCCGATCGCTCGCGACGTCGCTGCCGGGCGACCAGCCCCGCATCCTGCGCCTCTATGACGAGATCGAGGCTCGCCGAGCGACCTGGTCGCCCGACGAACGCCAAGTCGTGCACGGCGACCTGCACCTCGAGCAGCTCTTCGTCGACGCCGACGACCCCACGCGGGTGACCGGGCTGCTCGACATCGACACGGCCGGCTGGGGGCACCCGGCACGCGACGCGGGGGCCCTCGTCGCCCACCTCGTCGTGACGGCGCAGTGGCACCGCGGCAACGGCGAGACCGCTGCGGCTCGGGCCTGTGAGCGCATCGCCGACGACGTCGTCGATTCGTGGATGACTCGCCTGCCCGCAATCGCCGACCGGCTGCCGACCACCATCGCCTCGCAGCTGCTCGCCCACGCCGGCGGGCAGGCGACGCTCGGCACCGACATCGGCCGGGCGAAGGCGCACCAGCTGATCGACGCCGCCGAGGGCACGCTGTGGCCGCGGGTGGCGGGTCAGGCCTCGGCGCCCGGTCAGGCCTCGGCGCCCGGTCAGGCCTCCGCGCCCGGTCAGGTTTCAGCCCCCGGGCCTAGCGTGGAGCAATGA
- a CDS encoding FAD-dependent oxidoreductase encodes MTSLWLDRPRTIPTDEFEPLATYDDVIVGAGLTGLVTALLFARRGHTVAVLEAQNVGGLATASSSAMVSLLQGAQLQKIRRRTYQGIVDAYVQGNREAFDWLIDYAETAGVDVERRDAYSYAVGRRGLARIDAEYQIGRAAGLDLAKTVDVDVPFATIGAVRLADQAQVDPVELVAALAADVRALGGVIVENAHVTGVDAGDPAVTHTSLGDVRSERVHLTTGAPILDRGLYFAKIAPRRSFGIAFADVDETNLPSAMYQSVDEPSRSVRRYRDQLVVGGNTHGTGRAASESALADDLAQWTESHWPNARARRTWSGQDYATPHGVPFVGYLPRGRGRIFLATGYDSWGMTNAVSAARMLVSDVMGDNSDWMTAIHHRATLPPAIAAGLGENAAVAWWFAKGWAKALTNPLLPGETPSEGRGRVGSEGFRPVARSTVDGATCAVSGACPHLAGVVTWNDLERTWDCPLHGSRFAPDGAVLEGPAKRGLRGLDS; translated from the coding sequence ATGACGTCGCTCTGGCTGGACAGGCCCCGTACGATCCCCACCGACGAGTTCGAGCCGCTCGCGACCTACGACGACGTGATCGTCGGCGCCGGTCTCACCGGGCTCGTCACCGCCCTCCTCTTCGCCCGGCGCGGCCACACTGTCGCCGTGCTCGAGGCGCAGAACGTCGGCGGGCTCGCGACCGCGTCGTCGTCGGCGATGGTGAGCCTCCTGCAGGGCGCGCAGCTGCAGAAGATCCGCCGCCGCACCTACCAGGGCATCGTCGACGCCTACGTGCAGGGCAACCGCGAGGCCTTCGACTGGCTGATCGACTACGCCGAGACGGCCGGCGTCGACGTCGAACGCCGCGACGCCTACAGCTACGCCGTCGGGCGACGCGGCCTCGCTCGCATCGACGCCGAGTATCAGATCGGCCGGGCCGCGGGCCTCGACCTCGCCAAGACCGTCGACGTCGACGTGCCGTTCGCCACCATCGGCGCCGTCCGGCTGGCTGACCAGGCGCAGGTCGACCCGGTCGAGCTCGTGGCCGCGCTGGCCGCCGACGTACGCGCCCTCGGCGGCGTCATCGTCGAGAACGCCCACGTCACGGGCGTCGACGCGGGCGACCCGGCCGTCACGCACACTTCGCTCGGCGACGTCCGCTCCGAACGCGTTCACCTCACCACCGGCGCACCCATCCTCGACCGGGGCCTCTACTTCGCCAAGATCGCGCCGCGCCGCAGCTTCGGCATCGCGTTCGCCGACGTCGACGAGACCAACCTGCCGAGCGCGATGTACCAGTCGGTCGACGAGCCCAGTCGGTCGGTGCGCCGCTATCGCGACCAGCTCGTGGTGGGAGGAAACACGCACGGCACCGGGCGAGCCGCCTCCGAGAGCGCGCTGGCCGACGACCTCGCCCAGTGGACGGAGTCGCACTGGCCGAACGCCCGCGCCCGCCGCACCTGGAGCGGTCAGGACTACGCGACGCCGCACGGCGTGCCCTTCGTCGGCTATCTGCCCCGTGGCCGCGGCCGTATCTTCCTCGCCACCGGCTACGACTCGTGGGGCATGACGAACGCCGTGTCGGCCGCCCGCATGCTCGTCTCCGACGTGATGGGCGACAACTCCGACTGGATGACGGCCATCCACCACCGTGCGACCCTCCCTCCCGCGATCGCAGCCGGGCTCGGTGAGAACGCCGCGGTGGCCTGGTGGTTCGCCAAAGGCTGGGCCAAGGCCCTCACGAACCCGCTGCTGCCTGGCGAGACTCCGTCCGAAGGGCGCGGCCGCGTCGGCAGCGAGGGCTTCCGCCCCGTGGCGCGCTCGACCGTCGACGGAGCCACCTGCGCCGTCAGCGGCGCGTGCCCTCACCTCGCCGGCGTGGTCACCTGGAACGACCTCGAGCGCACCTGGGACTGCCCGCTGCACGGCAGCCGCTTCGCGCCCGACGGCGCCGTCCTCGAGGGCCCCGCCAAGCGAGGCCTCCGCGGCCTCGACTCCTGA
- a CDS encoding DEAD/DEAH box helicase, whose product MARPGQRQSGGTRTATRSGNHRRVRDLDNDGIIPVLAKAVREVEAGAQRGPVKPSGRTKFQVVALLMREERARVKADKTITDADRAEQLKRLDGVATILAKAAARDTSLIALLAEEAVVSDTAKSLKRDMLMAAGAELTPDDLIITTEAAPVPVATERQVVPQSVVSRQLANPFLAPDFSLAEHREAHPRRLANWELFGPLFKSFEYGAGGVSACMALPEPTSLRAPGGVQLMRHQAQVVESAREGHRTFLLADEPGLGKTAQSLLAAQAADAYPLLVVVPNVVKTNWAREVGLWTPSRTATVIHGDGHNIDGFADIVIVNYEVLDRHVGWLGDLGFRGMVVDEAHFIKNKESQRSRNVLALSAKIRARLANPLLMALTGTPLINDIEDFRAIWQFLGWIDDKKPGPALMEALEETGLTPAEPGFFASARASVIDLGIVRRRKVDVAADIPARRIADLPVELDDEAGRSIREAERELSKKLVARYQQALATRTSGVRVEGIDHDLVRQVAKWELEDGDTAKTGENVFSMVRRIGQAKAGLAADYTAQLARNVGKVVFFAKHIDVMDTASEVFAKRGISYASIRGDQTPTVRQKNIDAFVNDPSVEVVVCSLTAAGVGLNLQVASNVVLAELSWTDAEQTQAIDRVHRIGQEEPVTAWRVIAAQTIDMKIAELIDSKAGLAARALDGSDEEITSSADVQLGALVALLTEALEASPSARRAAPQRRR is encoded by the coding sequence TTGGCTCGACCAGGCCAGCGCCAGTCCGGCGGTACTCGAACCGCCACCCGCTCCGGCAACCACCGCCGCGTGCGCGACCTCGACAACGACGGCATCATCCCCGTCCTCGCGAAGGCCGTGCGAGAGGTCGAGGCCGGTGCCCAGCGCGGCCCGGTCAAGCCCTCCGGTCGCACGAAGTTCCAGGTCGTCGCGCTGTTGATGCGCGAAGAGCGCGCCCGCGTCAAAGCGGACAAGACCATCACCGACGCCGATCGCGCCGAGCAGCTGAAGCGCCTCGACGGCGTCGCGACGATCCTCGCCAAGGCCGCCGCCCGCGATACTTCGCTCATCGCCCTGCTGGCCGAAGAGGCCGTCGTCTCCGACACGGCGAAGTCGCTGAAGCGCGACATGCTCATGGCCGCAGGCGCCGAGTTGACCCCCGACGACCTCATCATCACGACCGAGGCCGCGCCCGTCCCGGTCGCCACCGAGCGCCAGGTCGTGCCGCAGTCGGTCGTCTCGCGCCAGCTCGCGAACCCCTTCCTCGCCCCCGACTTCTCGCTGGCCGAGCACCGCGAGGCGCACCCGCGACGCCTCGCCAACTGGGAGCTCTTCGGGCCCCTCTTCAAGTCGTTCGAATACGGCGCCGGCGGCGTCTCGGCCTGCATGGCCCTGCCCGAGCCCACGTCCCTCCGCGCCCCCGGCGGCGTCCAGCTGATGCGCCACCAGGCCCAGGTCGTCGAGTCCGCCCGCGAGGGCCACCGCACCTTCCTCCTCGCCGACGAGCCCGGCCTCGGCAAGACCGCCCAGTCGCTGCTCGCCGCTCAGGCCGCCGACGCCTACCCGCTTCTCGTGGTCGTGCCCAACGTCGTCAAGACGAACTGGGCCCGCGAGGTCGGGCTGTGGACGCCCTCCCGCACCGCCACCGTGATCCACGGCGACGGCCACAACATCGACGGCTTCGCCGACATCGTCATCGTCAACTACGAGGTGCTCGACCGCCACGTCGGCTGGCTCGGCGACCTCGGTTTCCGCGGCATGGTCGTCGACGAGGCGCACTTCATCAAGAACAAAGAGTCGCAGCGTTCGCGCAACGTCCTGGCGCTCTCCGCGAAGATCCGGGCTCGCCTGGCGAACCCGCTGCTCATGGCGCTCACCGGCACCCCGCTCATCAACGACATCGAAGACTTCCGGGCCATCTGGCAGTTCCTCGGCTGGATCGACGACAAGAAGCCCGGGCCTGCGCTCATGGAGGCCCTCGAAGAGACCGGCCTCACCCCGGCCGAGCCCGGCTTCTTCGCCTCCGCCCGCGCCAGCGTCATCGACCTCGGCATCGTTCGCCGCCGCAAGGTCGACGTCGCAGCAGACATCCCCGCCCGCCGCATCGCCGATCTTCCCGTCGAGCTCGACGACGAGGCCGGCCGCTCGATCCGCGAGGCCGAGCGCGAGCTCTCGAAGAAGCTCGTGGCCCGCTACCAGCAGGCGCTCGCCACGCGCACCTCGGGTGTCCGCGTCGAGGGCATCGACCACGACCTGGTGCGCCAGGTCGCCAAGTGGGAGCTCGAAGACGGCGACACCGCCAAGACCGGCGAGAACGTGTTCAGCATGGTGCGCAGGATCGGCCAGGCCAAGGCCGGTCTCGCAGCCGACTACACCGCGCAACTGGCTCGCAACGTCGGCAAGGTCGTCTTCTTCGCGAAGCACATCGACGTCATGGACACAGCCTCAGAGGTGTTCGCGAAGCGCGGCATCTCCTACGCGTCGATCCGCGGCGACCAGACCCCGACCGTGCGCCAGAAAAACATCGACGCCTTCGTGAACGACCCCTCGGTCGAGGTCGTCGTCTGCTCGCTGACGGCCGCCGGCGTCGGCCTCAACCTGCAGGTCGCCTCCAACGTGGTGCTCGCCGAGCTCTCGTGGACGGACGCCGAGCAGACACAGGCCATCGACCGCGTGCACCGCATCGGCCAGGAGGAGCCCGTGACCGCGTGGCGCGTCATCGCCGCGCAGACCATCGACATGAAGATCGCCGAGCTGATCGACTCGAAGGCCGGGCTCGCCGCAAGGGCCCTCGACGGGTCGGACGAAGAGATCACGAGTTCGGCGGACGTGCAGCTGGGCGCGCTCGTCGCCCTCCTCACCGAGGCGCTCGAGGCGTCGCCGTCGGCGCGCCGCGCCGCCCCCCAGCGCCGCCGCTAG
- a CDS encoding VOC family protein: MPEFTGYAHVALTVTDHAQSVPFYETVFEASPVTELVTDGFVRKIFAVGGGQVFGVTEYGEKKPGRFDYLLPGLDHVSFTVPSRVGVLALQQRLEAAGIAGDLTDAPYGTVLNIKDPDGNAVEFIGPSAD, translated from the coding sequence ATGCCCGAATTCACCGGATACGCCCACGTCGCGCTCACCGTCACCGATCACGCGCAGAGCGTGCCCTTTTACGAGACGGTTTTCGAGGCGAGCCCCGTCACCGAGCTCGTCACCGACGGCTTCGTCCGCAAGATCTTCGCCGTCGGCGGCGGGCAGGTCTTCGGTGTGACCGAGTACGGCGAGAAGAAGCCGGGTCGCTTCGACTACCTGCTGCCGGGCCTCGACCACGTGAGCTTCACGGTGCCCAGCCGGGTCGGGGTCCTCGCGCTGCAACAGCGGCTCGAGGCCGCGGGAATCGCCGGCGACCTCACGGACGCTCCCTACGGCACGGTGCTCAACATCAAGGACCCCGACGGCAACGCGGTCGAGTTCATCGGCCCATCCGCTGACTGA
- a CDS encoding mycoredoxin, which translates to MPAPTEYVPAAGTITMFSTGWCGYCARLKQQLTKDGIDFTEVNIEEVPGTAEIVESVNGGNQTVPTVIFPDGSSATNPSLADVKAKLAA; encoded by the coding sequence ATGCCTGCTCCCACTGAATACGTCCCCGCCGCCGGGACCATCACGATGTTCTCGACCGGCTGGTGCGGCTACTGCGCCCGCCTCAAGCAGCAGCTGACCAAAGACGGCATCGACTTCACCGAGGTCAACATCGAAGAGGTGCCCGGCACGGCCGAGATCGTCGAGAGCGTCAACGGCGGCAACCAGACGGTGCCGACCGTGATCTTCCCCGATGGCTCGAGCGCGACGAATCCGTCGCTCGCCGATGTGAAGGCCAAGCTCGCGGCGTAA